Proteins encoded together in one Tripterygium wilfordii isolate XIE 37 chromosome 14, ASM1340144v1, whole genome shotgun sequence window:
- the LOC120014171 gene encoding uncharacterized protein LOC120014171: MSVEINVQSMQMVLQNNLSEEDYTEAMMQNLLELNEIRLDALNRIKIQKAKAAKCYNKRVMAKSFDREELVWKAILPFEMKDPKYEKWSPNWEGPYQMESVLPNGAYHLKDLDGEVHIRAVNDKYLKKYIPSV, translated from the coding sequence ATGTCTGTAGAGATAAATGTTCAATCAATGCAGATGGTCTTACAAAATAATTTGAGCGAAGAAGATTATACGGAAGCTATGATGCAAAACCTATTAGAATTGAATGAAATCAGATTAGATGCACTTAATAGAATCAAAATACAAAAGGCAAAGGCAGCCAAGTGTTACAATAAAAGGGTAATGGCTAAGTCATTTGACCGAGAGGAATTAGTATGGAAAGCCATATTACCTTTTGAAATGAAAGacccaaaatatgaaaaatggtCACCTAATTGGGAAGGACCATACCAAATGGAATCTGTATTGCCTAATGGTGCGTATCATTTGAAAGACTTGGATGGGGAAGTACACATTCGTGCCGTAAATgacaaatatttgaaaaaatatatccCATCAGTTTAG